In the genome of Dehalococcoidales bacterium, one region contains:
- a CDS encoding GuaB3 family IMP dehydrogenase-related protein, whose amino-acid sequence MSVPQYKELRRSYGFDEVAIVPGDVSINPDQTNLDLKIGDITFGLPVIASAMDGVTDTKTAVIMSNYGGLSVLNLEGIQTRYERPDDILEEIAQAPNDQITALMQKIYSQPMRDDLVAERIKAIKKEGAVCAVSVTPANTKRLAPIIVEAGADILVVASTVTTARHISKSYKGLSFEELCNTISIPVVVGNCVSYSACLELMRTGIAAILVGVGPGAACTSREVLGIGVPQITATMDCAAARDDYEKESGRYVPVITDGGFRKGGDVCKAFVAGADAVMLGSILAQAKEAPGRGYHWGMANPHASLPRGTRIKVGVNSSYEQILFGPSSITNGSQNLIGALRTTMGVCGAATIRELQQAEMVIAPSITSEGKFYQMSGLASK is encoded by the coding sequence ATGAGTGTACCCCAATATAAAGAGTTGCGCCGTTCTTACGGTTTTGACGAAGTTGCGATAGTCCCCGGAGACGTATCGATAAACCCCGACCAAACCAATTTGGATTTAAAAATCGGTGATATAACCTTTGGATTGCCGGTGATTGCTTCGGCAATGGACGGAGTAACCGATACCAAGACAGCCGTTATTATGAGTAATTACGGCGGCTTGTCGGTTTTAAACCTCGAAGGGATTCAAACACGATACGAAAGACCGGATGATATTTTAGAAGAAATAGCGCAAGCCCCCAACGATCAAATTACCGCCTTAATGCAAAAAATATATTCCCAGCCGATGAGAGATGACCTGGTAGCGGAGCGTATAAAAGCAATTAAAAAAGAAGGCGCCGTCTGTGCCGTTTCGGTTACACCGGCTAACACAAAAAGGCTTGCGCCGATTATTGTAGAAGCGGGAGCCGATATTTTGGTTGTTGCTTCAACGGTAACCACCGCCCGCCACATTTCAAAAAGCTACAAGGGTTTGAGCTTTGAAGAGCTTTGCAATACTATTTCGATTCCGGTTGTTGTCGGTAACTGTGTCAGCTACAGCGCTTGCTTGGAACTGATGCGAACCGGTATTGCGGCCATTCTGGTCGGTGTCGGCCCCGGTGCCGCCTGTACTTCTCGCGAAGTACTTGGTATCGGCGTTCCTCAGATTACGGCAACAATGGATTGTGCCGCCGCCCGTGATGATTACGAAAAAGAGTCCGGCAGATACGTCCCTGTTATTACCGACGGTGGTTTCCGCAAGGGCGGCGACGTTTGCAAGGCATTTGTTGCCGGTGCCGATGCGGTAATGCTCGGTTCAATACTGGCTCAAGCCAAAGAAGCCCCGGGCAGGGGTTACCATTGGGGAATGGCTAATCCGCACGCTTCCCTTCCCAGAGGTACAAGGATTAAAGTCGGTGTTAATAGCTCTTACGAACAAATCCTGTTTGGCCCGTCTTCGATAACCAACGGCAGCCAGAACTTAATCGGCGCGCTGCGCACGACGATGGGTGTTTGCGGAGCGGCAACAATCAGGGAATTACAGCAGGCTGAAATGGTAATTGCGCCTTCAATAACCAGCGAAGGCAAGTTTTATCAGATGAGCGGACTTGCTTCCAAGTAA
- the rsmI gene encoding 16S rRNA (cytidine(1402)-2'-O)-methyltransferase codes for MPSLYIVATPIGNLEDISPRAVRILREVDLIAAEDTRKTRILLDKYEIKTSLTSYYEHNKIDKLDYILSQLEQKDIAIVSEAGMPGISDPGYELVAAAVEKGFTVVPIPGPSAIITALAVSGLPTDRFTFIGFLPRRIGDRRKVLTTVLSETGTIIAYEAPHRLQAALSDIIYVLGDRRICVCRELTKMYEEVFRGTASEALEHFNDPRGEFVLVIDGKAKEKPQLTGDVIKRLEALQQEGLGARESVEKVVKETGLAKKEVYQAWLKLLS; via the coding sequence ATGCCTAGCCTGTATATTGTGGCGACCCCCATTGGAAACTTGGAAGATATTTCCCCGCGAGCTGTCAGGATTTTGCGTGAGGTAGATTTAATTGCTGCCGAAGATACACGTAAAACCAGGATACTACTGGACAAATACGAGATAAAAACGTCCCTGACAAGTTATTACGAGCATAATAAAATAGATAAGCTGGACTATATCTTAAGCCAACTGGAGCAGAAAGATATAGCCATTGTTTCGGAAGCCGGGATGCCGGGTATTTCCGACCCCGGATACGAGCTGGTTGCCGCCGCTGTTGAAAAGGGTTTTACGGTTGTACCGATTCCCGGACCCTCGGCAATCATAACGGCTCTGGCTGTTTCGGGCTTGCCGACAGATCGTTTTACTTTTATCGGTTTCCTGCCGCGCAGAATCGGCGACAGAAGAAAGGTGCTTACAACAGTTCTTTCCGAAACCGGTACAATAATCGCTTACGAAGCGCCTCATCGCTTGCAGGCGGCATTAAGTGATATAATATACGTTTTAGGCGACAGAAGAATTTGTGTTTGCCGTGAACTTACAAAAATGTACGAAGAAGTCTTTCGGGGAACGGCTAGCGAGGCGCTGGAACACTTTAACGATCCGAGAGGCGAATTTGTTCTTGTGATTGACGGCAAAGCCAAGGAAAAACCACAGCTTACCGGCGATGTAATCAAAAGGCTTGAGGCATTACAGCAAGAGGGGTTAGGGGCCAGAGAATCTGTGGAAAAAGTGGTTAAAGAAACTGGATTAGCGAAAAAAGAAGTTTACCAGGCGTGGCTGAAACTTTTATCGTAA
- a CDS encoding aldo/keto reductase, giving the protein MDNKFNINATTVLNNGVQMPVLGLGTWQITGEAAEKAVGWALKSGYRHIDTATAYHNEVNVGKALAESGVSRKDLFITTKLWNTDHGYDNTIAALEKSLRDLGLTYVDLYLVHWPVSGMYTETWKAMEHLLAADKCRAIGVSNFTIRHLDELLKEALVIPAVNQMEFSPYLYQKDLLDYCNSKKIQVEAYSPLTRGNQLDDPELASIAAKYGKSTAQILIRWSLQSGLVVIPKASSLKHIQENADVFDFEISAEDMQKVTSFHKDLRICWNPEKEA; this is encoded by the coding sequence ATGGATAACAAATTCAATATTAACGCGACAACAGTTTTAAATAACGGCGTGCAAATGCCGGTGTTAGGCTTGGGGACATGGCAAATAACCGGAGAGGCCGCCGAAAAAGCAGTTGGGTGGGCGTTAAAGAGCGGTTACAGACATATCGATACGGCAACCGCGTATCACAACGAGGTTAATGTCGGCAAGGCTTTAGCCGAAAGCGGAGTTTCGCGTAAAGACCTCTTTATAACAACCAAACTCTGGAATACAGACCACGGTTACGATAATACGATTGCCGCCCTTGAAAAAAGCCTGCGGGATTTAGGGCTTACTTATGTCGATTTATACCTGGTACATTGGCCGGTAAGCGGTATGTATACCGAAACATGGAAGGCAATGGAGCATCTGCTTGCTGCCGATAAATGCCGCGCCATCGGTGTCAGTAATTTTACAATCAGGCATTTGGACGAACTTTTAAAAGAAGCGCTTGTTATTCCGGCGGTAAATCAAATGGAATTTAGCCCTTACCTTTATCAAAAGGATCTATTGGATTACTGCAATTCAAAAAAGATTCAGGTTGAGGCTTACAGCCCCTTAACGCGCGGCAACCAACTGGATGACCCCGAACTGGCGTCCATTGCCGCCAAATACGGTAAAAGCACTGCTCAAATACTTATCAGATGGTCGTTACAATCGGGGCTGGTTGTTATTCCGAAAGCATCATCGCTAAAGCATATCCAAGAAAATGCGGATGTATTCGACTTTGAAATATCCGCGGAAGATATGCAAAAAGTAACATCATTTCATAAAGATTTGCGCATCTGCTGGAACCCTGAAAAAGAAGCTTAA
- a CDS encoding R3H domain-containing nucleic acid-binding protein, whose protein sequence is MPRVIDEELNALLEILPPHIRQPLQQQEEIDFLLEIVLDLGRYPEARFPNSDVCLSMQEVSQDDIDFVTARIGSFGEDNRAGIERTLHRISAIRNRKGKIVGLSCRAGRAVFGTIKIIEDLVQSDKSVLLLGRPGIGKTTMLREAARVLSTVAKKRVVIVDTSNEIAGDGDIPHPAIGRSRRMQVISPNMQHAVMIEAVENHMPQVIIIDEIGTELEAQAARTIAERGVQLIGTAHGNTLENLMLNPTLSDLIGGIQSVTLGDEEAKRRGTQKTILERKSPPTFDIVIEIQDRYQVAVHPDVGASIDALLRGYPATTETRSLDSNCEVVIKREEFFDVKEKPSKSRESTPQKRQPSPKLYPFGINRVRLEQAAKELHVTLNLVDNLNDADMMITSKTYYRNRPQKIRDAEASNLPVYVLRKHTPIQLKQMLATIHPGAVISKNEGRSYILGSAIKEAEEAVDIAKESTEAVELNPQSAYIRRLQHIVAERNNLLSKSTGREPNRRVSIFKES, encoded by the coding sequence TTGCCGAGAGTAATTGATGAAGAACTTAACGCATTACTGGAGATTTTGCCGCCGCATATCCGCCAACCGTTACAGCAACAAGAAGAGATAGATTTTTTGCTTGAAATCGTCTTGGATCTCGGTCGTTATCCGGAAGCGCGTTTCCCAAATAGCGACGTATGCCTGAGCATGCAAGAAGTTTCCCAAGATGATATCGACTTCGTAACCGCAAGAATCGGCAGTTTCGGTGAGGATAACCGTGCCGGTATTGAGCGCACGTTGCACCGTATTTCGGCTATCCGCAATCGTAAAGGTAAAATTGTAGGGCTTAGCTGCCGCGCCGGACGCGCCGTTTTCGGCACCATTAAAATAATAGAAGACTTGGTTCAATCGGATAAAAGCGTTTTACTGTTAGGACGCCCCGGAATCGGGAAAACGACAATGCTAAGAGAGGCGGCGCGTGTACTTTCGACAGTGGCAAAGAAGCGTGTCGTAATTGTTGATACTTCAAACGAAATTGCCGGCGACGGAGATATCCCGCACCCTGCCATCGGACGCTCACGCCGTATGCAGGTAATCTCCCCCAACATGCAGCATGCCGTTATGATTGAAGCAGTCGAAAACCATATGCCTCAGGTGATTATAATTGATGAAATCGGCACCGAATTGGAAGCGCAGGCCGCCCGCACAATTGCCGAACGAGGCGTTCAGTTAATCGGTACGGCGCACGGTAATACACTTGAAAACCTGATGTTAAACCCAACCCTTTCCGACCTGATTGGCGGAATACAATCGGTAACTTTAGGCGATGAAGAAGCAAAAAGGCGCGGCACTCAAAAAACCATTTTAGAGCGCAAATCACCGCCGACTTTTGATATAGTAATTGAAATCCAAGACAGGTACCAAGTTGCGGTCCACCCCGATGTTGGGGCATCGATAGATGCTCTTCTTCGCGGATATCCGGCAACAACCGAAACGCGCTCCTTGGATAGTAACTGTGAAGTCGTTATTAAAAGGGAAGAGTTTTTTGACGTAAAAGAAAAGCCATCCAAATCGCGCGAAAGCACACCCCAAAAAAGGCAACCGTCGCCGAAGCTCTACCCTTTCGGTATTAACCGCGTCCGTCTGGAACAAGCGGCCAAGGAGCTGCATGTTACCTTGAATTTGGTGGATAATCTTAACGATGCGGATATGATGATAACTTCTAAAACTTATTATCGTAACCGTCCGCAAAAAATACGTGATGCCGAAGCATCCAATCTGCCGGTTTATGTGCTCCGCAAACACACCCCAATCCAGCTCAAACAAATGCTGGCAACCATCCACCCCGGAGCTGTTATCAGCAAAAACGAAGGCAGAAGTTACATTTTAGGTTCAGCGATTAAAGAGGCTGAAGAAGCGGTGGATATTGCCAAAGAAAGCACGGAGGCTGTTGAGCTAAACCCGCAAAGCGCTTATATTCGCCGTTTGCAACATATCGTTGCCGAAAGAAACAATCTTTTATCCAAAAGCACCGGCAGGGAACCCAACCGGCGGGTAAGTATATTTAAGGAATCGTAG
- the tmk gene encoding dTMP kinase — protein sequence MSLFITFEGGEGSGKSFQSSVLLKLLARDEIAAIQTREPGGTQIGEEISRCVKWQTEPISPLSELLLFNASRCHLIESVIRPALKEGKIVICDRFTDSTLVYQGFGRQLDMNTINEINNLATGGLKPDLTILMDILPGIGLARKHGQKRDRFEKESLTFHNKIRKGYLELAAKEPERWFVIDASKSKEEIAREIWQKVRPLIKQKNDDEIEIEETFSATDYTEPDENAGEGTAE from the coding sequence ATGTCTTTGTTTATTACTTTTGAGGGCGGTGAAGGCAGCGGCAAGAGCTTCCAATCCAGTGTACTTTTAAAGCTACTGGCACGTGACGAAATCGCAGCAATTCAAACCAGAGAACCCGGCGGAACACAAATCGGGGAGGAAATTTCAAGGTGCGTTAAATGGCAAACCGAACCTATTTCTCCGCTCTCCGAGCTTTTACTGTTTAATGCTTCACGCTGTCATTTAATTGAAAGTGTTATCCGCCCGGCATTAAAGGAAGGTAAAATCGTTATATGCGACCGTTTTACCGATTCCACCCTTGTTTATCAGGGTTTTGGGCGCCAGCTGGATATGAATACAATCAATGAGATTAACAATTTGGCAACGGGCGGATTAAAACCCGATCTTACAATACTGATGGATATCCTGCCGGGGATTGGACTGGCACGTAAACACGGGCAAAAAAGAGACCGCTTCGAAAAGGAAAGCCTCACTTTTCACAATAAAATTCGCAAAGGCTACCTGGAACTGGCGGCCAAAGAACCGGAAAGATGGTTTGTAATCGATGCGTCAAAAAGCAAAGAAGAAATTGCCCGGGAAATCTGGCAAAAAGTACGCCCGCTAATCAAACAGAAAAACGATGATGAGATTGAAATCGAAGAAACTTTTTCGGCAACGGATTACACGGAACCCGATGAGAATGCCGGGGAAGGAACAGCAGAATGA
- the metG gene encoding methionine--tRNA ligase has translation MREKILIGVAWPYANSSLHLGHIAGAYLPPDIFARYHRTKGNLVLMVSGSDVHGTPITIRAEQEGVEPSEIAEKYHKQFLESFKDFGITFDLFTSTGTENHREVSQDIFMTLFNKGYIYKDTVLQPYCSKCNRYLPDRYVEGTCHLCGYEGARGDQCDKCGQPLNPNELKAPRCRTCGTTPEFRDSEQFFLKLSAFEDELLTWVKKQKHWRANVANFTIGYLQSGLKDRAITRDISWGVPLPFEGYEGKRIYVWFEAVIGYLSASKEWAKAGGNPDKWREFWQADDVKSYNFIGKDNIPFHTIIWPAMLLGYGGLNLPYDVPANEYLTIEGRKLSSSLNWAVWLPDYLSRYDPDPLRYLLSANMPESSDTDFSWREFVRRNNDELVATYGNLVQRVLTFTYRSFDGCVPDPIDIDDENQVILKKTEATLEKMGELIAACKFKEAIRTAMALAQEANRYLEEKSPWKVIKIDRQAAAVTLYVAISVISGLRTAFYPFLPFSSQKLHEYLGFDGKVEDDGWQLRLPSPGQKLLPPQPLFTKLDEEIIEQETARLGKSDEI, from the coding sequence ATGAGAGAAAAAATACTTATCGGAGTGGCTTGGCCGTATGCCAATAGTTCGCTTCACTTGGGTCATATTGCCGGAGCCTACCTCCCGCCGGATATTTTTGCCCGTTATCACCGTACAAAGGGCAATCTTGTTTTAATGGTATCGGGGTCGGACGTGCACGGCACACCGATAACGATTCGCGCCGAGCAGGAGGGGGTAGAGCCTTCCGAAATTGCCGAAAAATATCACAAGCAATTTTTAGAGTCTTTTAAAGATTTTGGAATAACGTTTGACCTTTTTACCAGTACCGGAACCGAAAACCACCGGGAAGTATCGCAGGATATCTTTATGACCCTTTTTAATAAGGGGTACATTTATAAGGATACTGTCTTACAGCCTTATTGCTCTAAATGCAACCGCTATCTACCGGACCGTTACGTAGAAGGAACATGTCATTTATGCGGTTACGAGGGTGCGCGCGGGGATCAATGCGACAAGTGCGGGCAACCCTTAAACCCGAATGAATTAAAAGCCCCACGTTGCAGAACATGCGGCACAACCCCTGAGTTTCGCGATTCCGAACAGTTCTTTCTTAAGCTTTCCGCTTTTGAAGACGAGCTGTTGACATGGGTTAAAAAACAGAAACATTGGCGCGCAAACGTTGCCAATTTTACAATCGGCTACCTCCAATCCGGATTAAAAGACCGGGCAATTACACGTGATATCAGTTGGGGGGTTCCGCTGCCGTTTGAGGGCTATGAGGGCAAGCGCATATATGTTTGGTTTGAGGCGGTTATCGGTTATCTGTCAGCCTCCAAGGAATGGGCAAAAGCCGGTGGTAACCCCGATAAATGGCGCGAATTCTGGCAAGCCGATGACGTTAAAAGCTATAATTTCATCGGGAAGGACAATATTCCTTTCCATACCATAATTTGGCCGGCGATGCTTTTGGGATACGGAGGTCTTAATTTACCTTACGATGTTCCTGCCAATGAATACCTCACCATTGAGGGCAGGAAACTTTCAAGCAGCTTAAATTGGGCGGTTTGGCTGCCGGATTATCTCTCGCGCTACGACCCCGACCCGTTAAGATATTTACTTTCGGCGAATATGCCGGAATCCAGCGATACCGATTTCTCATGGCGTGAATTTGTACGCCGCAATAACGACGAGTTGGTAGCGACATACGGTAATTTGGTTCAACGCGTTCTGACTTTTACTTACCGCAGTTTTGACGGTTGTGTTCCGGATCCGATCGATATAGATGATGAAAACCAGGTTATCTTGAAAAAAACCGAAGCGACGTTGGAAAAAATGGGGGAATTGATAGCCGCGTGCAAGTTTAAGGAAGCCATTCGAACAGCAATGGCATTGGCACAGGAAGCTAATCGCTATCTTGAAGAAAAATCCCCTTGGAAGGTTATTAAAATCGATAGGCAAGCGGCAGCGGTAACCCTTTATGTGGCAATCTCGGTTATTTCCGGCCTTAGAACCGCATTTTATCCTTTCCTGCCGTTTAGCTCTCAAAAATTGCACGAATATCTCGGTTTTGACGGTAAAGTGGAAGATGACGGATGGCAATTACGCCTTCCTTCGCCGGGGCAAAAATTATTACCGCCCCAGCCGCTTTTTACCAAGCTGGATGAAGAGATTATCGAACAAGAAACCGCTAGACTCGGCAAAAGCGATGAAATATAA
- a CDS encoding ribonuclease HII, with product MKSANKPTFDEEKKLTKQGFRCIAGVDEAGRGCLAGPVVAAAVILPSKMKRDWLKQVADSKLLTAEKREYLYPFIREEAVAYGIGVVSNEIIDVTNILQATKLAMKLAIEKLDPQPDTLLIDYLKLQDVHLPQKGIPHGDGLCLSIACASIVAKVYRDKLMDEMDELYPGYGLCKHKGYWTAEHISCLNELGPCPIHRRTFRPIKGMYLR from the coding sequence TTGAAGTCTGCTAATAAACCGACATTCGATGAAGAAAAGAAATTAACCAAGCAAGGATTCCGTTGCATTGCCGGAGTTGATGAAGCCGGGCGCGGCTGTTTAGCGGGGCCGGTAGTTGCGGCGGCAGTTATTCTTCCTTCAAAAATGAAAAGAGACTGGTTAAAACAGGTAGCGGACAGCAAGTTACTAACCGCCGAAAAGCGCGAATATCTTTATCCGTTTATTCGCGAAGAAGCCGTTGCATACGGAATAGGTGTCGTATCGAACGAAATTATCGATGTAACAAATATTTTACAAGCTACAAAACTTGCAATGAAACTGGCAATTGAAAAGTTGGATCCGCAACCGGATACCCTGCTTATAGACTACCTAAAATTGCAGGATGTACACCTGCCGCAAAAGGGAATCCCTCACGGAGACGGCTTGTGTTTATCAATTGCTTGCGCCTCAATTGTAGCTAAAGTTTACAGGGATAAATTGATGGATGAAATGGATGAGTTGTACCCGGGTTACGGATTATGTAAACATAAAGGCTATTGGACCGCAGAGCACATTTCGTGCCTTAATGAACTCGGCCCCTGCCCGATACACCGCCGTACTTTCCGCCCAATCAAAGGAATGTATTTACGTTGA
- the pdxS gene encoding pyridoxal 5'-phosphate synthase lyase subunit PdxS — MESNPYKVKSGLAQMLKGGVIMDVVNPEQAKIAEAAGACSVMALERVPADIRAAGGVARMADISVIENIMKAVSVPVMAKCRIGHFVEARVLESIGIDFIDESEVLTPADETNHVWKHDFKVPFVCGCRNIGEALRRIAEGAAMIRTKGEAGTGNIVEAVRHMRTVTDSIRELANMPQEKLITFAKENGAPYELVKLVRDTGKLPVVNFAAGGVATPADAALMMQLGAEGVFVGSGIFKSEDPEKRAKAIVKAVANYQNYEIIAEVSRNLGEAMPGIEIKQIPEDQMLSSRGS, encoded by the coding sequence ATGGAATCCAACCCTTACAAAGTTAAATCCGGACTCGCCCAAATGCTTAAAGGCGGCGTTATTATGGATGTCGTTAACCCCGAACAAGCCAAAATCGCCGAAGCCGCAGGCGCCTGCTCCGTTATGGCCCTCGAAAGAGTGCCCGCCGATATCCGTGCCGCAGGCGGCGTCGCCCGCATGGCCGATATCTCCGTTATCGAAAATATTATGAAGGCCGTTTCTGTTCCCGTTATGGCTAAATGCCGTATCGGTCATTTTGTTGAAGCCAGGGTATTGGAATCAATCGGCATCGACTTTATTGATGAATCCGAAGTCCTAACCCCTGCCGATGAAACCAACCACGTCTGGAAGCACGATTTCAAAGTGCCTTTCGTTTGCGGTTGCCGCAATATCGGCGAGGCCTTAAGGCGTATTGCCGAGGGCGCCGCAATGATTCGCACCAAAGGCGAAGCCGGCACCGGTAATATCGTTGAAGCCGTTAGGCATATGCGCACGGTTACCGATAGCATCAGAGAGCTTGCCAACATGCCGCAAGAAAAATTGATTACCTTTGCCAAAGAAAACGGCGCTCCCTACGAACTGGTTAAATTAGTCCGCGATACCGGTAAACTACCCGTTGTTAACTTTGCCGCCGGAGGCGTTGCCACACCGGCCGATGCCGCCTTAATGATGCAGCTCGGCGCCGAGGGTGTCTTTGTCGGCTCAGGCATCTTTAAATCGGAAGACCCCGAAAAGAGGGCTAAAGCCATCGTTAAAGCGGTCGCCAACTATCAAAACTACGAAATTATTGCCGAGGTTAGCCGAAACTTGGGTGAGGCTATGCCCGGAATCGAAATTAAACAAATCCCCGAAGACCAAATGCTCTCATCAAGGGGATCGTAA
- the mnmA gene encoding tRNA 2-thiouridine(34) synthase MnmA, with the protein MKKIGVALSGGVDSSVACLLLKDRGYDIFAITMSISEYSDDKIESASQVAEKLAIPHYVVDLKKEFNEEVIQPFCYSYSIGKTPNPCVRCNYHIKFNALFEKAKELGADYLASGHYAHILETGAEFKLFKGVDSVKDQSYFLYMLKQEQLKHLLMPLGGFTKKEVKAIAAKLGISTVTGHESHDICFIPQNGYDEFIHENVPTERGNVLDTDGKIIGEHKGLAYYTVGQRQGLGLASSSRKYIVKLDPFNNTIILGEYEQLFLNKLRAGELTWVSGNAPLNTEQINAKIRYRAPESPVKIKFDGNYCDVEFEHPQWAITPGQSIVFYRGDEVLGGGIIESPDFSMS; encoded by the coding sequence ATGAAAAAAATAGGGGTTGCTCTTAGCGGCGGTGTTGACTCTTCTGTCGCCTGTCTGCTTTTAAAAGACAGGGGCTATGATATTTTTGCAATTACAATGTCGATTTCCGAATACAGTGATGATAAAATCGAATCGGCTTCGCAGGTTGCCGAGAAGTTAGCTATCCCACACTATGTGGTAGATCTTAAAAAAGAGTTTAACGAAGAAGTAATTCAGCCTTTTTGTTACAGTTACAGTATCGGAAAAACCCCAAACCCTTGCGTCCGCTGTAACTATCACATCAAATTCAACGCACTTTTTGAAAAAGCAAAAGAGCTTGGGGCGGATTATCTGGCCAGCGGACATTATGCCCATATTTTGGAAACAGGCGCGGAATTCAAACTGTTTAAGGGGGTTGACTCCGTTAAAGACCAATCGTACTTTCTTTATATGTTAAAACAGGAACAGTTAAAACATCTATTGATGCCGCTGGGAGGATTTACCAAAAAGGAAGTAAAAGCAATCGCCGCAAAACTTGGAATCAGCACCGTTACAGGGCATGAAAGCCACGATATTTGTTTTATCCCACAAAACGGATACGATGAGTTTATCCATGAAAATGTACCCACCGAACGCGGCAATGTCCTGGATACCGACGGCAAAATAATCGGAGAACATAAAGGGCTCGCCTATTACACCGTCGGGCAAAGACAGGGGCTGGGATTGGCGTCAAGCAGCAGGAAATATATTGTTAAACTGGACCCGTTCAATAATACTATTATTCTTGGGGAATACGAACAGCTTTTCTTAAACAAACTGCGCGCCGGTGAGTTAACTTGGGTATCGGGGAATGCCCCGCTTAACACGGAGCAAATAAATGCCAAAATCCGTTACAGAGCCCCCGAATCGCCGGTTAAAATAAAATTTGACGGTAATTATTGCGATGTGGAATTTGAACATCCTCAATGGGCAATAACACCCGGGCAGTCAATTGTTTTTTATCGCGGGGATGAGGTATTGGGCGGGGGTATAATTGAATCCCCCGATTTCTCAATGAGCTAA
- a CDS encoding YraN family protein — MKLSRKEIGALGESLAANHLKNNGLVIIETNYRCPHGEIDIIAQEKNCIVFTEVRTKTGNLFGAPEESITESKKKHLIDTAYTYLEEKDQMQEDWRIDFVAVELDRNHKQTRIEHYRNAIEG; from the coding sequence TTGAAGCTCTCGCGCAAAGAAATCGGCGCGCTCGGAGAATCCCTCGCCGCAAATCACCTCAAAAATAATGGCCTGGTTATAATTGAAACCAACTACCGATGCCCTCACGGGGAAATAGATATTATTGCTCAAGAAAAAAACTGTATTGTTTTTACGGAAGTTCGCACCAAGACCGGAAATTTGTTCGGTGCGCCCGAAGAATCGATAACAGAAAGTAAAAAGAAGCACTTAATAGATACGGCTTATACCTATCTTGAAGAAAAAGACCAAATGCAAGAGGATTGGCGGATTGATTTTGTCGCCGTGGAACTGGACCGTAACCATAAGCAGACAAGAATCGAGCATTACAGAAATGCAATTGAAGGATAA